In Streptomyces seoulensis, the following are encoded in one genomic region:
- a CDS encoding mechanosensitive ion channel family protein, which yields MEVPAVSLPVALLAAGVSPSPSPSGSDPAVPSLQDAQENAANAASWVEQNWSTWLAMGLQILLIVIIAVALRAVVRRAITKLIERMNRTVQAVDQSPLGGLLVNNERRRQRSAAIGSVLRSVASFTILGTAALMVLSTFKINLAPLLASAGVAGVAIGFGARNLVTDFLSGVFMIIEDQYGVGDTIDAGVATGEVVEVGLRVTKLRGDNGEIWYVRNGEVKRIGNLSQGWATAGVDVTVRADEDLDKVKAVLDEVAEKMGKEEPWNELLWSPIEVLGLDSVLIDSMVIRVSAKTMPGKSVSVERELRWRIKRAFDKASIPIVGGATAVIPAEDTPDPSASIAAPSAFANSTSPQSLASNPLTSPVTTRKPPAK from the coding sequence ATGGAGGTACCCGCCGTGTCCCTGCCCGTCGCCCTGCTGGCCGCCGGAGTCTCGCCGTCTCCCTCGCCATCGGGCTCGGACCCGGCCGTGCCCTCGCTCCAGGACGCCCAGGAGAACGCGGCGAACGCGGCGAGCTGGGTCGAGCAGAACTGGTCGACCTGGCTGGCGATGGGGCTGCAGATCCTGCTGATCGTGATCATCGCGGTCGCGCTTCGCGCGGTGGTGCGCCGGGCCATCACCAAGCTGATCGAGCGGATGAACCGCACCGTGCAGGCGGTGGACCAGTCCCCGCTGGGCGGGCTGCTGGTCAACAACGAGCGGCGCCGTCAGCGCTCGGCCGCCATCGGCTCCGTACTGCGCTCGGTCGCGTCCTTCACCATCCTCGGCACGGCCGCCCTGATGGTGCTCTCCACCTTCAAGATCAACCTGGCCCCGCTGCTCGCCTCCGCCGGTGTCGCCGGTGTGGCGATCGGCTTCGGCGCCCGGAACCTCGTCACCGACTTCCTGTCCGGCGTCTTCATGATCATCGAGGACCAGTACGGCGTCGGCGACACCATCGACGCCGGGGTGGCGACCGGCGAGGTCGTCGAGGTCGGCCTGCGCGTGACCAAGCTGCGCGGCGACAACGGCGAGATCTGGTACGTCCGCAACGGCGAGGTCAAGCGCATCGGCAACCTCTCCCAGGGCTGGGCCACGGCGGGCGTCGACGTCACCGTCCGCGCCGACGAGGACCTGGACAAGGTCAAGGCCGTACTGGACGAGGTCGCGGAGAAGATGGGCAAGGAGGAGCCGTGGAACGAGCTGCTCTGGAGCCCCATCGAGGTGCTGGGCCTGGACAGCGTGCTGATCGACTCCATGGTCATCCGGGTCTCCGCCAAGACCATGCCGGGCAAGTCGGTGTCGGTCGAGCGTGAGCTGCGCTGGCGGATCAAGCGGGCCTTCGACAAGGCGAGCATCCCGATCGTCGGCGGTGCCACGGCCGTGATCCCGGCGGAGGACACCCCGGACCCCTCCGCCTCCATCGCCGCGCCCTCGGCGTTCGCCAACTCCACCTCCCCGCAGTCCCTGGCCAGCAACCCGCTCACCTCCCCGGTCACCACGCGCAAGCCCCCGGCCAAGTAG
- a CDS encoding 6-phospho-beta-glucosidase: MRLTVVGGGSTYTPELVDGFARLRDTLPVSELVLVDPVADRLELVGGLARRIFARQGHPGRVVTTSDLDAGVAGADAVLLQLRVGGQAARERDETWPLECGCLGQETTGAGGLAKALRTVPVVLDIAERVRRANPDAWIIDFTNPVGIVTRALLKEGHRAVGLCNVAIGLQRKFAALLGTDPGEVHLDHVGLNHLTWETAVRLGGPEGEDVLPRLLDGHGDAVAADLRLPRPLLERLGAIPSYYLRYYYLHDEVVDEQRIKPSRAAEVAALERELLAMYADPALDEKPALLARRGGAFYSEAAVDVAAALLGGGGSPYQVVNTVNGGTLPFLPDDAVIEVPAAVGPAGAKPLPVPGVDPLFAGLMANVTAYEELALDAALRGGRNRVFRALLAHPLVGQYAYADQLTDLLLAHNREHLAWA; encoded by the coding sequence GTGAGACTGACCGTGGTCGGTGGAGGTTCGACCTACACGCCGGAACTCGTCGACGGCTTCGCCCGGTTGCGGGACACGCTGCCGGTGAGCGAGCTGGTGCTGGTGGACCCGGTGGCGGACCGGCTGGAGCTGGTGGGCGGACTGGCCCGCCGCATCTTCGCCCGGCAGGGGCATCCCGGCCGGGTGGTCACCACCTCCGACCTGGACGCCGGGGTGGCGGGCGCGGACGCCGTGCTGCTCCAGCTCCGGGTGGGCGGTCAGGCGGCGCGCGAGCGGGACGAGACCTGGCCGCTGGAGTGCGGATGCCTGGGCCAGGAGACGACCGGCGCGGGCGGCCTGGCCAAGGCGCTGCGCACGGTCCCGGTGGTACTGGACATCGCGGAGCGGGTCCGGCGGGCGAACCCGGACGCGTGGATCATCGACTTCACCAACCCGGTCGGCATCGTCACCCGCGCCCTCCTGAAGGAGGGACACCGCGCGGTCGGCCTGTGCAACGTGGCGATCGGCCTCCAGCGCAAGTTCGCCGCCCTGCTCGGCACCGACCCGGGCGAGGTCCACCTCGACCACGTCGGCCTCAACCACCTCACCTGGGAGACCGCCGTGCGCCTCGGCGGCCCCGAAGGCGAGGACGTGCTCCCCCGCCTGCTGGACGGGCACGGCGACGCCGTCGCCGCCGACCTGCGCCTGCCGCGCCCCCTGCTGGAGCGGCTGGGCGCCATCCCGTCGTACTACCTGCGCTACTACTACCTGCACGACGAGGTGGTGGACGAGCAGCGGATCAAGCCCTCGCGGGCGGCCGAGGTCGCGGCGCTGGAGCGGGAGCTGCTGGCGATGTACGCCGACCCGGCGCTGGACGAGAAGCCCGCGCTGCTGGCCCGGCGCGGCGGGGCCTTCTACTCGGAGGCGGCCGTGGACGTGGCGGCGGCCCTGCTGGGCGGCGGGGGCAGCCCGTACCAGGTGGTGAACACGGTCAACGGGGGCACGCTGCCGTTCCTCCCCGACGACGCGGTGATCGAGGTGCCCGCCGCCGTGGGCCCCGCCGGGGCGAAGCCGCTTCCGGTGCCGGGCGTGGACCCGCTGTTCGCGGGCCTGATGGCGAACGTGACGGCGTACGAGGAACTCGCGCTGGACGCGGCCCTGCGCGGCGGCCGGAACCGGGTGTTCCGGGCGCTGCTGGCGCATCCGCTGGTGGGCCAGTACGCGTACG